A region of the Desulfobaccales bacterium genome:
TGGTAGGTTTTGTTTCCTGCCAGCCTACTGCCGAACCATTGGTTTGCCGCACTGGGGACAATTCACCTGAACGCATGGAATCCCGCGTTCATGGGGGGCGCTGGCCCCGCAAGCCGGGCAACGGCATCTATCCTGGGTCCCTGCGGTTTGCCCGACTCCTGATCCCGCCAACCCGCCGCCCGCACCCTGACTGCGGCACCGGCCACCCGGCCCACTTCCTTGTCCTCCGCCTTGTCCTTTGCCGCCTCTCCCTGCTGGCATGTGCAGTTTACCTCCTTGGACAAATGTGCGCAATGCAAGGGTGCCAAGGGAGACCGGCCCTTGCAGCCAAGCGATTCTCCCGTAACTCCCCCTGCAAACTTATTTGGACCTAAGGTATTATACCTGCGATGGTTTAAATGAACAAGTGGTCGTTATAAAAATTTCCCTTACGGTTTTATCTCGAGGCGCCATTTTGTTCTCTGCGCCATGCTTTATGGGTGCGAGATTCACTTGTCAGCCCAGTCAAAGGGTATATTACTGCCACTCTTCGCTTCGATTGAGCCAATCGGGTTATTTTATCTCATTAAGAGGAGTTCGTGGGTTTACTGCGCGGCCAAACCCGAGAGGCGTCAGGGAGAACCATGGGGAAATAATATCTGTTTTCTTGATGCAGAGAGTTCAGACTTGATGTTACCTGCGGCAAAGATGACCCTGAGGAACCACGATAATTTTGATCATATCAGTCATTCTGCCGCGGCATCAGCTACCACCACCCGGTTACGGCCCGCGGCCTTGGACCGGTATAAGGCCGCATCCGCGGCCCGGAGGAGGTCTTCCCCGCTGGTCCCATGCTCTGGGAAAATGGCTACCCCCAGAGACACGGTGGTGCTCTCTAGTACTTGGCCCCGCTGAAATATTTGGAGCTGGGGGATACTCCTGCGGATCTCTTCGGCCCGCTGCAACAATACTTCTCGCGGGGCTTCCGGCAGAATCAAGACAAACTCTTCGCCCCCATAGCGGCACGCCACATCTTCCTGGCGGATGTGGACCTGCAAAAATTGCCCCAGGGCGCGCAAAAGGTTGTCTCCCGCTTCATGGCCATAAGTGTCGTTAAAGCGCTTGAAGTGGTCCAGGTCCAGCATGAAAACACCCAAAGAGGCGCCTTTGCGCTTGACCCGAAAAATCTCCCGCGCCAGGGTCTCTTCCAAATATCTGCGATTAAATAATTCTGTCAGAGGATCGTGGATCACCTGGTAGCGCAGGGTTTCCCGAAGCCGGATATTGGCCAGGGCCAGGGAAATGTGGTCGGCTACGGTCACTGACAGGTGCATCAGTGATTCCGTGTGCTCACGATCGAGGCCTCGAAGGTTCTGGACATGCAACATCCCCAAGGTCTCGTCTTGGGCAAGTAACGGTAGACATAAATAATTGCCTGAATAAGAGGGGCTTACGTGACGGCACGTCATTCCCAGCTTAGAATCTTCGGCCAAGTGCAAGCGCCCCCACCGTAGCGCCCAACAATCATCCGGTTGAAAGACTTGTTCTCCGGCCAGGGGTTCCCCCCAATAGGCCACTGCCTCTATCAGACGGTTGTCGGGGTCCTGGATGAACAAAGCCCCGGCCTCAGCAGGGAATAAGATTTGGGCTTGCTGGCTGATAATCGGATATGCTTCCTCACTCGAGAGGCACGATTGCAATTTTTCCGACATGGAGTTAATCGTGGTAAGCTCGCAGTTCCGCTGGTTGGCTACTTCTATCATGGCTTGAAGTTGGGTATTGGCCTGTTGGAGAGCGTTCTGATCCTTCTTCCGCTGTGTAATGTCCCGAGTCACGCTGAGTATCAAGGCGCGATGATCCAGATCGATCGTTCTGGCGTGAATCTCCACGGGCATGACTGAGCCGTCTTTACGGATATGCGCTGATTCAAAGATCACTTCACCTTTGGCCAGCAAATCTTTGAGGAGCTTTTGCCGGGTCCCGGCGTACTCCGGGTGCAAGATCAGCGAGATATCTTTTCCCAGCAGTTCAGCCTGATCATAACCCCGGGCAGCGCACGCCACTTCATTAACATAGATAAAATTACCATCCAGGTCATGTAAGAAAATGGAGTCCCCGGCATTGTCCAGCAGTCTTTCCTTGAGTTTTAGGTCTTCCTCCGCCTGTTGGCGCTGAATTTCACGCTCTTGAAGGGTTTCTGCCAAGTGATCAAAGGATCGCGCCAGAGAATCGATTTCCCCCTTGCCATAATTCAAACCGGTGCGAGCGCTGAGATCCCCCGCCGCCAATTGTTGGGTCGCAATGGTTAAAGCCCCCATTCTTCGCACAATGAACAAATAGCCCAACAGCCAGGCCATAATAAGGAGAAAGACGGCCACGGCCAACACGGTAAAGAGGTTGCGCCTGAGGGCTTGATTGGCCGGACCAGAAACAGTTTCCAGAGGAATCCCGGCATAAATATACCCCTTGGGATGAGTCCGACCTATGGGCATAAAGGTATATAAACGCAAAACCCCGTCGCGGCCGTGAGCTTTTACCAGTCCCTGACCGCTTCCCCGAATGATTTTGACGATCTCTGTCTCGGCAATGTTCTGTTCAACCCACTCTTCTGGGTTGGGATGGCGAAAAATAATTTCCCCTTGGCTATCGATAATCGTGAGTGTCGAGCCTTTTGGGAGTATGGCAAAAGGCAAGCCCGTGGCAAACTGGTCAATATTCAAGGTCGCAACTACTAGCGCTTGAACCTCACCGGCGGTGTTGATGATCGGGTAAGCGCAAGGGAGCACGGGTTTTCCCACAATTTTATCGATTACCATCTCGCCTGCCGTGAATTGTTTGGTTTGCATAGCCAGTTGGTAATACTTGCGGTGCGCTAAATTAGTCGGCCCCTGAGGGGGCAGACCCGAAGCAAAAATCTCTCCGTCGGGTGTCAGCGCAAATATGTTGGCGTACAAGCGCCCTTCTTTCAAAAGGGCTGCAAAAAGTGCCGAGCAGTCCTCAGAGTGCCGCTGGCTTAATGCCGGAAGTTGAGCCAGGCCCATGAGAAACTGGCGCGTCTGACTGATGGCGCTGTGGTAGTCATCCTCCCCTTGTCCTACCAGAATTTTCAGTGCTCTTTGATAATTTTCAGAGGCTTGCCGGCGGGACTGTAAATCATTATAGATAATTAATCCCACCGTAGGGATGGAGGCCAACAAAACGATAATGATGATGCGGGAACGCAGACTGTTCACGTGCACTAACCTCTGACGTTATGAAACAACTTTGGTTCGCCTAACTCCAATCTGGAAGGTTGGGCTAGTCAAATTCATAATCCTTTTCGCCAAAGAGCCGTATGCAGGCCCTCACCACCTCAGGATCATAGAGGGTGCCCTTATGCTGGGCAATCTCTTCAAGGGCCTGCTTAATCCCCACTGCTGGACGGTACGGCCGATGCGAGGCCATGGCCTCCACCACATCAGCCACTGCCAGGACCCTGGCCTCCAGAATAATTTCTTTGTCCGTTATCCCCGAGGGATAGCCGGAGCCATCCAGCCGTTCGTGGTGTTGGGCTACCGCCTGGGCCACCGGCCACGGAAAGACAATTTGCTCTAAGATGTCAAAACCCGAAATCGGGTGCTGTTTGATGAGGTTGAATTCAAATTCGTTAATTTTCCCCGGCCGGCTGAGAATTTCGGCGGGCACTGCGATCTTGCCGATATCATGCAGATAACCCATGACCCGAATGCCTTCGATTTGATCCTGTGATAACCCCATTTCCCGGGCAATGGCACAGGCCAGATGGGTCACTCGCCGTTGGTGCCCGGCAGTATAGGGGTCTTTACTTTCCACCACCGCGGACAGGGCTGTGACCGTTCCTTCAAGCGAGGCCCGCAATCTTTCATAGCTCTCCTTGAGGGATTCTTCCGCCTTTTTGCGCGCCGTAATATCCCGGATGGTGCCGGTAAAGGCTTTGGGGGTGCCGGCCGCATCAACCGTCAACGCGGCGCTCACCTCCGCGGGAAAACTAACTCCGTCTTTTCTCACAAAGGTGTATTCAGCATTCAGTAAGGTCCCGGTTTCTAATAACTTCCTCGTATCTCCTAATAACCGGGGACGGTCAGAGGGGTCTATCAGGTCCAACAACCTGGTGCCGATGAGTTGGGTGGCCCGCTCGTACCCGAATAAGGGCTCGGCCATATGAGAGACCATCAGAAAATTGAGGTTCAGATCTACCTGCGTCACCACATCCGGCGAAGTTTCGAACAAACCGCGGAACTTTTCTTCACTCTCACGGAGGGCTGATTCCGCGCGCTGGTGCGCCTTTTGGGCCCTCTGGGAGATGATGCCGTATCGGATGTCCTGGGCCAATTCCTCCAGCAGGGCCACCTCGTCAGAGTCAAAGGCATTCACCTCCGACGCGTAAATGGTTAGCGCGCTCCAGGGATCGCCGTTGAGAGGCAGGGGCAGACTGATAACCGAGGACAGGTCGTAGCTCAAGATTTTTTCCCGCCAAGGTGCAAAAGTCGGATCGTTCGCTACATCTCTCACAATCGTGGTTTGATTGGTCCTGATGGCTGTACCCGTGGGTCCGTGTCCCTTTTCGTCATCGCCCCAACTAAGGCTCAGGTCCTCCAGATAACCTGCCTCGATCCCGGCATAGGTCAGAACGCTGACTGCCTTCATGGCATCGTGGTGGGCCAGAGCCACCCAAGCCAAACGATAGCCTCCCACCTCGGTGATGATCTTGCAGATGTCTTGAAGAAAGGTGTGCTCAACGTTAGCGTCAATCAGGGCATGGTTCACGGCGCTCAGAGTTTTGAGGGTTCGGTTGGCTCGCTGTAGCTTGGCCTCTGCACATTTGCGGGCGGTGATATTTTCGGCAAACCCTTCGTAATAAAGGAGATTGCCGGCTGCATCACGTACAGCTCGGGCATTTTCGGAAATCCACAGGGCGCTCCGATCCTTCCGACAAACCTGATACTCAAAATTCCTGACAAACCCATCCAGTTCCATGAGACGCTGAAAATCCCGGCGGCGCCCCGGATCGACATATACCTGATGTTCGATATCCGTAACTGAGTCCATCAATTCTTCAGGTGAACCATACCCGTACATTTCGGCCATCGCCGGATTAACATTGATATAGCGCCCCTGGGCAGTACTTTGGAAGATGCCCTCCACCGCATTATCAAAGATATTGCGGTACCTTGCCTCACTCAGACACAGCGCCTCTTCCGCAGCCTTGCGTTGGGTGATGTCCACCGCCACGCCGCCGAGAACTAGTTTCCCCTGGTGATCAGGGATAGGAAACTCATAGATGAGGTAGTCCCGGGAATCGCCGCCCCGATCCGGTAGCGCGGCCATGATTTCCACGGACTTTTCTTTTGTAAAAACCAATCGGTCCATGGCCTCGAGCTGATGAGCCACCTCGGGGGGCCACAGTTCAGAATCCGTCTTTCCCACCAACTCCCCGGGTTCTTTGGACGAAAGTTGTTCAATGAGTCCGTTCACAAAGACATACTTACCTTCTGCGTCCTTCATAAAGGAGATGGCAGGGCTGTTCTCCATAAACATCCGGAGCCGCTCCTCGCTAAGGTGCAGAGCCTCCGCAGTTCGGCGCCGTGCCGCAATCTCCCGTTTGAGGTAATAAAAAATTAGGATCAAGATGCCGAAACTGAGGGGGCCTCCGATTACCCGGGCCAGGAGGGCTCTGTGTCTCATCGTCTCGACCCCGGCTTGGCGCTCCGATAAGACTTGATTCTCCTCGGTGTCAAGGTCTTTTAGCACCAGGCTGATCTTACCCATGAGCTGCAACCCCGTTCCACTCTGAATGGATTGGATGGCGGCCTCACGGTTTCCCGCTTCCAACGCTGTGATTCTTTCTTGTAAGAGGTCCAACTTTCGGCCAATTAACGGTTCCAGGGCATCAATGAGTGCCTGGGAACGGGGGCGTTCTCCGGTCAAGTTTCTCAGCACTGTGAGTTTTAAAGGAATGTTCTTGACTTGTTGCCGGTATGACGCCAAAAATCGCTCGCTCCCGGTGAGGACAAACCCCCGCTGACTGCTTTCGGCCTCGACCACCAAGGTTCGCACTTCATCAAGGACCTCGTGAACCTGCAAAGAACGGTTGAGGAGCTCGTTATAGCGCATGAAATCCCGGGTACTCACAAAGGAAAAAATGCCGATGCCCACCATAATGGCCAGAGCCAGGCAAAAGCCTAGCGAAACTTTGACTCGATTATGCAGCCAAATTATTGGTGTGTTGCTTGGTGAGGCCTGGGAAAAATTAATCATCTAACCTTATTAAATAGGCGCTCACGCCCGTCTTGGTTGTCATATAGCCAGAATACCGCGTCCGACACCTGTCTCGGCCCGGTCTGACGGATATCAGGCGCTACTGTCCTGCTTGCGCCGTTTCGCTTCATACATGGATGAATCCGCCTGACGCACCAACTCTTCGATACTACTGGGGAACAAAGGATTATAATGGGCTATCCCGATACTGAGTTTAATCTGATAGGGACGGTCTTCTCTGGTGTTGTGGCGCTCCAAGTTCTGGTGCAACCGGCGCAGGATGACTTTAGTGTCGGTAGGTTCCGTGATAAGCACAACAAACTCATCACCGCCGATGCGGGCCATGATATCGGTTTCACGAAAAGTCTTGCGCAAGATATTAGCCGTATCAATTAACGCTTGGTCGCCTTCAAGATGTCCCAGGGTATCATTGATGGTCTTGAGCGCGTCCAGGTCTCCGAAAAAGAGCACCATGCTTTTATGGCTGCGTTTGCTCAACTTGAATTGATGTTCCGCCAGGCTGGAAAACCCCCTGCGATTGTACAAACCGGTCAGCTCATCCACCAGAGAACGCGCCTGGGCCTCCTGGGCCTGCTGCCGGTCGGTGATATCCCAAAAAGTCAGCACCGCTCCAATAGTTTGCTCCCTCTGGACAATGGGTGTACAGGTGTATTCCGCGGGGAAACAGGTGTCGTCTTTTCTCCAAAAAACCACGTTGGTGCACTGATGGACCCCGCCGGCCATAATTGAGGCACAGAGAGGGCATTCTTCCAAGGGATAGGGTTTTCCGTCAGATGTCTTCCGGTACCACGTGGCATGGCTGTTCTGGCCTATGAGTTCCTCTACGCTATATCCTAACATCCTTGCCGCGGCGGGGTTGACGAACCGGTGGTTCCCCCTTAAATCCAGTCCAAGGATGCCTTCCCAGGTGGAGTTGAGCAGCAGGTCAGACTGGTAACGCATTCTATCGGCCGCGGCCAGGGCCGATTCCAACCTCACGGTTTGTTCCCGGAACGCCTTCTCGTTTACGTCGAGGAGGTATTCCAACATGGCAATTTTGGCTTCAAGCCGGAGAATATCTTCGTCCCTGGTGTTTTCACCCATGGTCGCCCAAACCTCCTATATTACTTGGGAGGCGCGGCTGCTTTTCCCCGGCAGACGCGCCCCGCTCCTTGGACTAACTCTCCTCACAGGTGGGAAGCTCATAACTCCACCCGCTTTTCCCTGAGGACCGTTAAGCAGGCATCCACCACCTCGGGATCATACAGGATGCCGCGTTTTTGGCTTATTTCCTCTATAGCCTGGTCGACTCCCAAAGAGGGCCGATAGGGCCGGTGAGAAGCCATGGCTTCCACCACGTCCGCCACGGTCAAGATCCGGGCTTCCACGATGATATCCTCTCCAACCAGACCATGGGGATATCCTGAACCGTCCAGCTTTTCATGGTGTTGCAGGACTGCCAGCGCCACCTGCCAGGGGAAATCCACTTCCTTCAAAATATCGTAACTCACCTGGGAGTGATATTTGACGATGTTGAATTCATATTCGCTCAACCGGCCCGGTTTGCTCAGGATCTCAGCGGGTATGGCGATTTTACCGATATCGTGGAGGAATCCCATCACCCGCATGCCTTCCAGCCGATCCGGGGAGAACCCCAGTTCCGCGGCAATGGCGCAGGCCAATTGCGCCACACCTCGCTGGTGCCCCGCAGTATAGGGGTCCCGGGTTTCCACCGCGGTGGCCAGGGCCGTGACCGTTCCCTCCAGGGTCCGGCGCACACGGTCGAGACTTTCCTTGAGGGCTTCTTCGGCGCGCCGGCGCGCCGTAATATCTTCTCCGGAACTCAAACAGCCGGCAATCTCACCCGCTTCATTCCGAAGCTGCGTATTGTGCCAGGCAA
Encoded here:
- a CDS encoding sensor domain-containing diguanylate cyclase; this translates as MGENTRDEDILRLEAKIAMLEYLLDVNEKAFREQTVRLESALAAADRMRYQSDLLLNSTWEGILGLDLRGNHRFVNPAAARMLGYSVEELIGQNSHATWYRKTSDGKPYPLEECPLCASIMAGGVHQCTNVVFWRKDDTCFPAEYTCTPIVQREQTIGAVLTFWDITDRQQAQEAQARSLVDELTGLYNRRGFSSLAEHQFKLSKRSHKSMVLFFGDLDALKTINDTLGHLEGDQALIDTANILRKTFRETDIMARIGGDEFVVLITEPTDTKVILRRLHQNLERHNTREDRPYQIKLSIGIAHYNPLFPSSIEELVRQADSSMYEAKRRKQDSSA
- a CDS encoding PAS domain S-box protein; its protein translation is MINFSQASPSNTPIIWLHNRVKVSLGFCLALAIMVGIGIFSFVSTRDFMRYNELLNRSLQVHEVLDEVRTLVVEAESSQRGFVLTGSERFLASYRQQVKNIPLKLTVLRNLTGERPRSQALIDALEPLIGRKLDLLQERITALEAGNREAAIQSIQSGTGLQLMGKISLVLKDLDTEENQVLSERQAGVETMRHRALLARVIGGPLSFGILILIFYYLKREIAARRRTAEALHLSEERLRMFMENSPAISFMKDAEGKYVFVNGLIEQLSSKEPGELVGKTDSELWPPEVAHQLEAMDRLVFTKEKSVEIMAALPDRGGDSRDYLIYEFPIPDHQGKLVLGGVAVDITQRKAAEEALCLSEARYRNIFDNAVEGIFQSTAQGRYINVNPAMAEMYGYGSPEELMDSVTDIEHQVYVDPGRRRDFQRLMELDGFVRNFEYQVCRKDRSALWISENARAVRDAAGNLLYYEGFAENITARKCAEAKLQRANRTLKTLSAVNHALIDANVEHTFLQDICKIITEVGGYRLAWVALAHHDAMKAVSVLTYAGIEAGYLEDLSLSWGDDEKGHGPTGTAIRTNQTTIVRDVANDPTFAPWREKILSYDLSSVISLPLPLNGDPWSALTIYASEVNAFDSDEVALLEELAQDIRYGIISQRAQKAHQRAESALRESEEKFRGLFETSPDVVTQVDLNLNFLMVSHMAEPLFGYERATQLIGTRLLDLIDPSDRPRLLGDTRKLLETGTLLNAEYTFVRKDGVSFPAEVSAALTVDAAGTPKAFTGTIRDITARKKAEESLKESYERLRASLEGTVTALSAVVESKDPYTAGHQRRVTHLACAIAREMGLSQDQIEGIRVMGYLHDIGKIAVPAEILSRPGKINEFEFNLIKQHPISGFDILEQIVFPWPVAQAVAQHHERLDGSGYPSGITDKEIILEARVLAVADVVEAMASHRPYRPAVGIKQALEEIAQHKGTLYDPEVVRACIRLFGEKDYEFD
- a CDS encoding diguanylate cyclase, giving the protein MNSLRSRIIIIVLLASIPTVGLIIYNDLQSRRQASENYQRALKILVGQGEDDYHSAISQTRQFLMGLAQLPALSQRHSEDCSALFAALLKEGRLYANIFALTPDGEIFASGLPPQGPTNLAHRKYYQLAMQTKQFTAGEMVIDKIVGKPVLPCAYPIINTAGEVQALVVATLNIDQFATGLPFAILPKGSTLTIIDSQGEIIFRHPNPEEWVEQNIAETEIVKIIRGSGQGLVKAHGRDGVLRLYTFMPIGRTHPKGYIYAGIPLETVSGPANQALRRNLFTVLAVAVFLLIMAWLLGYLFIVRRMGALTIATQQLAAGDLSARTGLNYGKGEIDSLARSFDHLAETLQEREIQRQQAEEDLKLKERLLDNAGDSIFLHDLDGNFIYVNEVACAARGYDQAELLGKDISLILHPEYAGTRQKLLKDLLAKGEVIFESAHIRKDGSVMPVEIHARTIDLDHRALILSVTRDITQRKKDQNALQQANTQLQAMIEVANQRNCELTTINSMSEKLQSCLSSEEAYPIISQQAQILFPAEAGALFIQDPDNRLIEAVAYWGEPLAGEQVFQPDDCWALRWGRLHLAEDSKLGMTCRHVSPSYSGNYLCLPLLAQDETLGMLHVQNLRGLDREHTESLMHLSVTVADHISLALANIRLRETLRYQVIHDPLTELFNRRYLEETLAREIFRVKRKGASLGVFMLDLDHFKRFNDTYGHEAGDNLLRALGQFLQVHIRQEDVACRYGGEEFVLILPEAPREVLLQRAEEIRRSIPQLQIFQRGQVLESTTVSLGVAIFPEHGTSGEDLLRAADAALYRSKAAGRNRVVVADAAAE